The sequence TTTGACGAACGCCCCTTGTCGTGAGACGCGCCACTGTAGATGTCGGATTCGCGGCGTCGAAAGGGGCGTGAAATGGAATCGCAAAGAGATCCGAATATCAGTCGTCTATTCTTCCTGAGCTCGTTGGCACTTTTTACCGCCGGGCTTAGTTTCTCTTTGCGGGGGGCAATCGCCGGCGGCATCGATGCCGAAATTCTCAGTCAGGTGGATGCGGCGAATTCAGGTCGACTCACCGCGGAGGTCCTGGGGATCGCTTTCAGCGGGTTTGCCTTCACGCTCTTTTTCGGGAGCGTTTTCCTCGAACGGATCGGGATGGGCCGCTCCCTCTTTCTTGCCGGCTTGAGCCTTTTTTCCGGAACCGCATTGGTGGTTTTCTCCGACCGTTGGGGTACGGCCGACGAGGCGTATCAGCTTCTTCGGATCGGTTATCTCTTCTCCGGGTTTGGTTGGGGCTTTGTCGAGGCGGCCTCCAATCCCTTGGTCGCCGCACTCTATCCCGAAGAAAAAACGCATCGGCTGAATGTCCTGCATGCGTGGTGGCCCGCTGGTGTCATGATCGGCGGCATTATCGGGGCACTCCCCCTGGATCTGGGTTGGCGCACGCAGTTCGGGTTCGTCATGCTGCCGGCGTTGGTGACCATGGCCCTTTGCTGGCGTCCGACGTTTCCCGAGACCGAACGTGCAGCGGGCGGAGTGTCCTGGGGAGAGATGTGGATGGAGATCCCGCGACGGCCGATGTTTCTTGTCTTCTTCTTCTGCATGTTTTTGACGGCGGGTTCGGAACTTGCTCCCGGCCAATGGATCGATTTCACCTTGACGCGGACTGTCGGGATGCGCGGGATCTGGCTTCTCGTTTACGTCAGCGGGATGATGTTTGTCTTTCGCCATTTCGCGGGGACCTTCGTTCATCGCCTCGGCTCCCCCATTGCTCTATTGTGGGGCTCCTCGGTTCTGGCGGGCCTCGGGTTGCTTCTTCTCGCGAGGGCTCGTGATCCCTGGTCGGGGCTTTTGGCGGCGACTGTCTGGGGACTTGGTGTCTGCTTTCTTTGGCCCACGATGCTCGCGACTGTTTCCGAGCGCTTTCCCCGCGGTGGCGAACTCTTTATCGGCCTTTTGGGTGTGGCCGGCGCATTGGCCATTCAGTTTGTTCTGCCCATGCTG is a genomic window of Candidatus Binatia bacterium containing:
- a CDS encoding MFS transporter; this translates as MESQRDPNISRLFFLSSLALFTAGLSFSLRGAIAGGIDAEILSQVDAANSGRLTAEVLGIAFSGFAFTLFFGSVFLERIGMGRSLFLAGLSLFSGTALVVFSDRWGTADEAYQLLRIGYLFSGFGWGFVEAASNPLVAALYPEEKTHRLNVLHAWWPAGVMIGGIIGALPLDLGWRTQFGFVMLPALVTMALCWRPTFPETERAAGGVSWGEMWMEIPRRPMFLVFFFCMFLTAGSELAPGQWIDFTLTRTVGMRGIWLLVYVSGMMFVFRHFAGTFVHRLGSPIALLWGSSVLAGLGLLLLARARDPWSGLLAATVWGLGVCFLWPTMLATVSERFPRGGELFIGLLGVAGALAIQFVLPMLGSIFDAEKIRLAGSVEALAELGPVAQQGILSQAAQTSFETNALLPAVLVLIFGLIWLRDRREGGYRAERLDE